Proteins from one Algicella marina genomic window:
- a CDS encoding winged helix-turn-helix domain-containing protein, producing MNRPVLDNQRARRLFLDRHLLLRPTGGTGRGADLEGVLDKLGFVQVDSINTLARAHDLILWSRRGQYRPRALEHLVARDRSAFEHWTHDAAIIPMQFYPMWRLKFSREEARARERWPAWRRDGWEDEIDSVLRHISDTGPACSLDVGTDEQKTSSGWWDWHPSKTALEFLWRSGQLAICHRRGFRKFYDLADRVIPAERLHQRLDEEEIIHRAMSHALYRLGFGTSGELAAFFDIATKSEAKAWCAAQLAAGGIIEVDIELADGSRRRSFTTVETLDSAASQPDPSSRIRLLSPFDPALRDRARTERLFGFHYRIEIFVPEAKRKYGYYIFPVLQGDRLIGRLDTSRKGSTLLVRAFWPEAGVRMAKARIAGLEAELERVRAIAGVDGVAFSDDWLRA from the coding sequence ATGAACCGCCCAGTCCTGGATAACCAGCGCGCCCGCCGCCTGTTTCTCGACCGCCACCTGTTGCTTCGCCCGACTGGCGGAACCGGCCGGGGCGCCGATCTCGAAGGTGTGCTCGACAAGCTGGGCTTCGTTCAGGTCGACAGCATCAACACTCTGGCACGCGCGCATGATCTGATCCTCTGGTCGCGCCGTGGCCAGTACCGCCCGCGGGCGCTTGAACACCTGGTCGCGCGCGACCGCTCCGCGTTCGAGCACTGGACACATGATGCCGCCATCATCCCGATGCAGTTCTACCCGATGTGGCGGCTCAAGTTCTCGCGGGAGGAAGCGCGTGCCCGGGAACGCTGGCCGGCATGGCGTCGGGATGGATGGGAAGACGAGATCGATAGCGTGCTGCGCCATATCTCGGATACGGGGCCGGCCTGCTCTCTCGATGTCGGCACAGACGAGCAGAAGACGTCGTCCGGTTGGTGGGATTGGCACCCTTCGAAGACGGCTCTCGAATTCCTCTGGCGTTCCGGACAGCTCGCAATTTGTCACCGGCGCGGCTTTCGGAAGTTCTACGATCTGGCCGACCGCGTGATCCCCGCTGAACGCCTCCACCAAAGACTGGATGAGGAGGAAATCATCCACCGCGCGATGAGCCATGCACTCTACCGGCTCGGCTTCGGTACCAGCGGCGAACTTGCCGCGTTCTTCGACATCGCAACGAAGAGTGAGGCGAAAGCCTGGTGCGCCGCGCAACTTGCCGCGGGAGGGATCATCGAGGTCGATATAGAACTGGCCGACGGCTCCCGCCGACGCAGTTTCACAACCGTTGAAACTCTGGATTCAGCTGCCTCTCAGCCCGATCCTTCGTCCCGGATACGACTTCTCTCTCCCTTCGATCCTGCCCTGAGGGACCGCGCGCGAACCGAACGCCTCTTCGGATTTCACTACAGGATCGAGATCTTCGTGCCGGAAGCCAAACGCAAGTACGGCTATTACATCTTTCCCGTCCTCCAGGGCGACCGGTTGATCGGGCGGCTCGATACCAGCCGCAAAGGCAGTACTCTGCTCGTGCGCGCCTTCTGGCCCGAAGCCGGCGTTCGCATGGCAAAAGCGCGCATCGCCGGATTGGAAGCGGAGCTTGAAAGGGTCAGGGCCATCGCCGGTGTTGATGGCGTTGCATTCTCGGATGATTGGTTGCGGGCGTGA
- a CDS encoding GyrI-like domain-containing protein, producing MNIGTPKVVDYAARHYVSLRRQVVMPIGQVATETLDKLVVEIDRQGIAGTGAAIFKYNIVKMPELEMEFGFETSSAQSATGALKSGILPAGRYAELTYVGPYRHLTKVNGVLIDWSRENDLVFDMHPAPDGDHFASRVEFYPNGPQDEPDEDKRKTVVAIKLKD from the coding sequence ATGAACATCGGCACACCTAAGGTCGTTGACTACGCCGCCCGACACTACGTCTCGTTACGGCGTCAGGTGGTGATGCCTATCGGTCAGGTTGCGACCGAAACCCTGGACAAGCTGGTCGTTGAGATCGACAGGCAAGGCATCGCGGGAACGGGCGCTGCGATCTTCAAGTATAACATCGTCAAGATGCCGGAACTGGAAATGGAATTCGGGTTCGAGACGAGTTCAGCGCAATCGGCGACCGGTGCGCTGAAAAGCGGCATCCTGCCAGCCGGGCGTTATGCGGAACTGACCTATGTCGGACCGTACCGCCATCTGACGAAGGTGAATGGCGTCCTGATCGACTGGTCGCGGGAAAACGATCTGGTTTTCGACATGCATCCCGCGCCAGACGGTGACCACTTCGCCAGTCGTGTCGAGTTTTATCCCAACGGCCCGCAGGATGAACCTGACGAAGACAAACGCAAGACCGTTGTGGCGATTAAGCTGAAAGACTGA
- a CDS encoding SRPBCC family protein has protein sequence MPKTDATPEQRALTLDIDRVFAAPRELVWSLWKDPDHLVRWHGPEGCALSECQQDFRPGGKWRRTMTAGPGHAHVIFGEFIEIDEPRRLSFTYTNAGDGFETVVKMDFIAQPDGTTRMLFKQTPFLNRAERDGHSRGWSSSFDLLDAYLLLFGLEDWRPKGSPRIDGVAADFAAAKARQAQEIDEEIHEHRHT, from the coding sequence ATGCCGAAAACTGATGCGACACCAGAGCAACGCGCGCTGACGCTCGATATCGACAGGGTGTTTGCAGCACCGCGGGAGCTGGTCTGGAGCTTGTGGAAAGACCCAGACCATCTGGTGCGCTGGCATGGCCCCGAAGGTTGCGCGCTAAGCGAGTGCCAGCAGGACTTTCGCCCGGGCGGAAAATGGCGACGCACGATGACAGCTGGCCCCGGCCATGCACATGTGATCTTCGGGGAGTTCATCGAGATCGATGAACCGCGCCGGCTAAGCTTTACCTACACAAACGCAGGCGACGGCTTTGAGACAGTTGTGAAGATGGACTTCATCGCGCAGCCAGACGGTACCACGCGGATGCTGTTCAAACAAACACCGTTCCTCAACCGTGCGGAGCGGGACGGTCACAGCCGGGGCTGGAGCAGCAGTTTCGATCTGCTCGATGCCTATCTCTTGCTGTTCGGTCTGGAGGACTGGCGGCCAAAAGGCAGCCCCCGCATAGACGGGGTAGCGGCGGATTTTGCAGCAGCCAAAGCGCGTCAGGCGCAAGAAATCGACGAAGAAATACATGAACATCGGCACACCTAA
- a CDS encoding ArsR/SmtB family transcription factor, with translation MQADSLSLTFSALGDPTRRAILQQLSEGEASVGELTEPFDISMPAISRHLKVLERAGLVQRTRNAQWRPVQLNAAPLAEIANWVESYRKHWEGAFDRMDDYLAELQKGDSDAEN, from the coding sequence ATGCAGGCAGATTCCCTATCTCTCACATTCTCTGCACTCGGCGACCCGACCCGCAGGGCCATCCTGCAGCAGCTGAGCGAGGGAGAGGCGTCGGTCGGGGAGTTGACCGAACCCTTCGATATTTCCATGCCAGCGATTTCTCGGCATCTGAAGGTGTTGGAGCGTGCGGGCCTCGTCCAACGCACCCGGAATGCGCAATGGCGACCGGTGCAACTCAATGCAGCGCCTTTGGCCGAGATCGCCAATTGGGTGGAGAGCTATCGCAAGCATTGGGAAGGAGCTTTCGACCGTATGGATGACTACCTGGCCGAGCTACAGAAAGGTGACTCAGATGCCGAAAACTGA
- a CDS encoding DUF3772 domain-containing protein, with amino-acid sequence MTDQKLATYARLANLCLSGILTLCLLVAAPQLHAQSEEDTSIAAQTATWSRLVQRGETLIASEEATVAELDAVRSDLAEQRSDALSAEESAQAELASIRATLESLGPKPAEGQTEAETVAAERVNLNQRLQEAQANLLAARAAREDTAEILARIDSRMRTQFSNRLISLGPSPVLPQNWPGAAIAVVSYFQELQGEVLSTLDNRFERERTLQRLPFAGVMMVLGLLLLFVVRRRIVGWVLAYLERSSASKASAWGGTVLNLARLIVPSVGAALFIVGLKTLDLFGPAGDAVVAALPQFAAFVILSYWIGHSIFAPAIERYRLVTLNDEDAHAGSFWTQILGLFAALQFLLAAILEQQQADETIAAVLKFPVLLLAALSLWRLAALFSKALTAGKVESEGDEQVMDAFGTGSVRVLRKLAVFVAIVSPLLAAIGYTALSDYVFFSFVMSAGVFGAAYVFFATFLRLLEAVMKTSDDSDGQSGDSFGLLPVFAGFLIALACLPVLALIWGARQSDLLEAWVWLRDGISIGGSRISLTDLLALIVVFGIGYTLTRALQSALRRTVLPRTKLDVGGQNAVSTGVGYLGIFVAAVVAITATGLDLSNLAIVAGALSVGVGFGLQTIVSNFVSGIILLIERPIKQGDWIEVAGYSGYVRKISVRSTEIETFDRSNVIVPNQELIAGTVLNYTHGSMNGRVIVPVGVAYGTDVKKVEALLKDIAENHPLVIRTPPPAVLFMGFGADSLDFEIRAILRDVNNMLSVKSQMNYQIYEKFTEEGIEIPFAQRDLWLRNPEELAKSMGGREAAGE; translated from the coding sequence ATGACTGATCAGAAATTAGCGACCTATGCCCGCCTCGCCAACCTGTGCCTGTCTGGAATCCTAACGCTTTGCCTGCTGGTGGCCGCACCGCAGCTTCACGCGCAGTCCGAGGAAGATACGAGCATCGCCGCGCAGACCGCGACATGGTCGCGCCTGGTGCAGCGGGGCGAGACGCTGATTGCTTCCGAAGAGGCGACGGTGGCCGAACTCGATGCCGTACGTTCCGATCTCGCCGAGCAGCGCAGCGATGCGCTGAGCGCTGAGGAATCTGCACAGGCCGAACTGGCGAGCATCCGGGCAACGCTCGAAAGTCTGGGTCCGAAGCCCGCGGAAGGGCAAACCGAAGCGGAAACCGTGGCCGCCGAACGGGTCAACCTCAACCAGCGCCTTCAGGAGGCACAGGCCAACCTCCTTGCGGCCCGCGCCGCGCGCGAAGACACGGCCGAAATACTCGCGCGGATCGATTCCCGCATGCGCACACAGTTTTCCAATCGTCTGATCTCTCTCGGGCCATCACCGGTCCTGCCGCAGAACTGGCCTGGCGCGGCGATTGCAGTGGTCTCGTATTTCCAGGAACTTCAGGGTGAAGTGCTGTCTACGCTCGATAACCGTTTTGAGCGCGAACGCACATTGCAGCGATTGCCGTTCGCGGGCGTCATGATGGTGCTCGGTCTGTTGCTATTGTTCGTGGTGCGCAGGCGCATTGTCGGTTGGGTTTTGGCATACCTCGAACGCAGTTCCGCCAGCAAGGCCTCTGCCTGGGGTGGAACGGTACTGAATCTCGCCCGGCTGATCGTGCCGTCAGTCGGGGCTGCTCTCTTCATTGTTGGCCTGAAGACATTGGACCTGTTCGGCCCCGCTGGAGACGCCGTGGTAGCGGCGCTGCCGCAGTTTGCGGCCTTCGTGATCCTCTCCTACTGGATCGGACATTCCATCTTTGCTCCGGCGATAGAACGATACAGGTTGGTGACGCTGAACGATGAAGATGCCCATGCTGGCTCATTCTGGACGCAGATTCTCGGCTTGTTCGCCGCGCTGCAATTCCTCCTGGCTGCGATCCTTGAACAACAGCAAGCCGACGAGACAATAGCGGCGGTGCTGAAGTTCCCGGTCCTGCTGCTCGCCGCGCTTTCACTCTGGCGACTTGCGGCTCTGTTCTCCAAGGCGTTGACGGCCGGCAAGGTTGAAAGCGAAGGTGATGAGCAGGTAATGGATGCCTTTGGCACCGGTTCTGTACGGGTCTTGCGTAAGTTGGCTGTGTTCGTGGCTATCGTCAGTCCGTTGCTCGCAGCCATCGGCTACACGGCCCTTTCCGACTATGTATTTTTCTCTTTTGTAATGAGCGCTGGCGTTTTCGGCGCGGCTTACGTGTTTTTCGCCACCTTCCTGCGGTTGCTGGAAGCTGTAATGAAGACGTCGGACGACAGCGATGGCCAAAGTGGAGACAGCTTTGGCCTCTTGCCCGTTTTTGCCGGTTTCCTGATTGCTCTTGCCTGCCTGCCGGTGCTCGCCCTCATCTGGGGGGCGCGGCAAAGCGACCTGCTGGAGGCGTGGGTCTGGCTGCGCGACGGTATCAGCATCGGTGGCAGCCGTATCTCTTTGACGGACCTCTTGGCATTGATCGTAGTATTCGGCATCGGTTACACGTTGACCCGAGCGCTGCAATCGGCTTTGCGCCGCACGGTGCTGCCGCGCACCAAGCTGGACGTTGGCGGCCAAAATGCAGTTTCCACCGGTGTGGGATATCTTGGCATATTTGTCGCGGCAGTCGTCGCCATAACAGCTACCGGCCTCGACCTCTCGAACCTCGCCATCGTAGCCGGGGCGCTTTCCGTCGGCGTCGGTTTCGGTTTGCAGACCATCGTGTCGAATTTCGTGTCAGGCATCATCCTTCTGATCGAACGCCCGATCAAGCAGGGTGACTGGATCGAGGTCGCCGGCTATTCGGGTTACGTCCGAAAGATTTCTGTACGATCGACCGAGATCGAAACTTTCGACCGGTCGAATGTCATCGTTCCGAACCAGGAGCTGATCGCCGGAACGGTTCTGAATTACACGCATGGGTCGATGAACGGCCGGGTTATCGTGCCTGTCGGGGTGGCGTACGGAACCGATGTTAAGAAAGTGGAGGCTCTGCTTAAGGATATCGCCGAAAACCACCCGCTCGTGATCCGTACGCCGCCACCAGCGGTGCTCTTCATGGGCTTTGGTGCCGACAGCCTCGATTTCGAGATCCGCGCGATCCTGCGGGATGTGAACAACATGCTCTCCGTGAAGAGCCAGATGAATTATCAGATCTACGAGAAGTTCACGGAGGAAGGCATAGAGATCCCGTTCGCACAGCGCGACCTTTGGCTGCGTAACCCCGAAGAACTGGCGAAATCCATGGGCGGCCGGGAAGCGGCCGGTGAGTGA
- a CDS encoding cysteine synthase A: protein MTLRRNLADAIGNTPLIRLNKVSDLTGCEILGKAEFMNPGQSVKDRAALSIVRKAIEAGELQPGGMIVEGTAGNTGIGLALVGSSMGFRTVIVIPETQSQEKKDMIRIAGADLVEVPAAPYRNPNNFVRYSERLAKKLNETQPNGAIWANQFDNTANRDAHVETTAPEIWQQTAGKVDGFICAVGSGGTLAGVAAGLRAENPDVKIGIADPDGAALYSYYTEGELKSEGSSIAEGIGQGRITANLEGLEVDYAYNISDAEALPYIFDLLETEGLCLGASSGVNIAGAVRMAGDLGPGKTIVTVLCDYGTRYQSKLYNPEFLRSKDLPVPLFLQRDPLELPTVFEND from the coding sequence ATGACCCTGCGCCGCAATCTTGCCGACGCCATCGGCAACACGCCACTGATCCGGTTGAACAAGGTTTCTGACCTCACTGGCTGCGAAATTCTAGGCAAGGCGGAGTTCATGAACCCCGGCCAATCTGTGAAGGACCGGGCGGCGCTGAGTATCGTCCGCAAGGCCATCGAGGCCGGTGAATTGCAGCCGGGAGGCATGATAGTCGAGGGCACCGCCGGCAATACTGGCATCGGCCTGGCTCTTGTCGGCTCTTCCATGGGGTTTCGGACGGTGATCGTCATTCCCGAGACGCAGAGTCAGGAAAAGAAGGACATGATCCGGATAGCCGGAGCCGACCTGGTCGAGGTTCCGGCAGCTCCCTATCGCAACCCAAACAACTTTGTCCGCTATTCCGAGCGTCTTGCAAAAAAGCTGAACGAAACGCAGCCCAATGGCGCGATCTGGGCCAATCAGTTCGATAATACCGCCAACCGCGATGCGCATGTCGAGACGACGGCGCCGGAAATCTGGCAGCAGACGGCCGGGAAGGTGGACGGCTTCATCTGTGCCGTGGGCTCCGGCGGGACGCTTGCCGGAGTGGCGGCGGGCCTGCGGGCCGAGAACCCGGACGTCAAGATCGGCATAGCGGATCCGGACGGCGCGGCACTTTACAGCTATTACACAGAGGGCGAACTGAAATCCGAAGGCTCCTCGATCGCAGAGGGTATCGGGCAGGGGCGTATTACCGCGAACCTCGAAGGTCTGGAAGTGGATTACGCCTACAACATCTCCGACGCCGAAGCCTTGCCCTATATCTTCGACCTTCTGGAGACCGAGGGGCTGTGCCTCGGCGCGTCGTCCGGTGTAAATATCGCCGGTGCGGTGCGCATGGCCGGTGATCTGGGGCCGGGCAAGACCATCGTGACGGTGCTTTGCGACTACGGAACCCGTTACCAATCCAAACTCTATAACCCGGAGTTCTTGCGCAGCAAGGACCTGCCTGTGCCGCTGTTCCTGCAACGGGACCCACTAGAACTCCCAACCGTGTTCGAGAATGACTGA
- a CDS encoding NUDIX domain-containing protein produces the protein MSGATNIFVYGTLRDQDILMTALGPEFSDADVRVGTARGVRAAKTAAGPYPGLVKDADAAAPGLLLRNMSDEAVARLVYFEACFSFDLIEVEVDCAGEMFRAEIFWPNDEVDLSAEDWRLEDWQQSEKPLFLAMARDVMAVYPDGGHKGPMILRMGAMRRAVASLRAAGVQPADLRSEFGRDGIHQLHRRRNFTGFFAAETLNFRFRTFGGGLSETVDREVMVTGDAVSVLPWDPVRDTVLLIEQVRAAPVARGDSNPWSLEVIAGLLDRMETPEDAARREAQEEAGLELGRMEKITSFYSSPGALTENMTCFLAEADLSGEGGIHGLASEAEDIRSMIVPFATAMAALESGEAANAPIVVSLMALAARKERLEALWG, from the coding sequence ATGAGCGGTGCGACGAATATTTTTGTCTACGGGACCTTACGCGATCAGGATATCCTGATGACAGCGCTGGGGCCGGAGTTTTCCGATGCGGATGTCCGGGTAGGCACGGCGCGCGGGGTTCGGGCGGCGAAGACCGCAGCAGGACCTTATCCCGGTCTGGTGAAAGACGCAGATGCCGCCGCACCCGGTCTTTTACTTCGCAATATGTCTGATGAGGCCGTAGCGAGGCTGGTCTATTTCGAAGCCTGTTTTTCATTCGATCTGATCGAGGTTGAAGTTGATTGTGCGGGCGAGATGTTCCGCGCGGAAATCTTCTGGCCAAATGATGAAGTCGATCTGTCGGCGGAGGACTGGAGGTTGGAGGATTGGCAGCAGTCAGAGAAGCCATTGTTTCTGGCGATGGCAAGGGATGTAATGGCCGTGTATCCCGATGGTGGACACAAGGGGCCAATGATCCTGCGTATGGGGGCTATGCGACGGGCGGTGGCGTCGCTGCGGGCCGCGGGCGTTCAGCCTGCGGACCTTCGTTCCGAGTTCGGCAGGGACGGCATTCATCAGCTCCATCGCCGTCGGAACTTTACCGGCTTCTTCGCGGCAGAAACGCTGAACTTCCGCTTTCGCACGTTTGGCGGTGGTTTGTCGGAGACTGTGGACAGAGAAGTCATGGTAACCGGTGACGCAGTGTCCGTGCTGCCATGGGATCCGGTGCGCGATACGGTGTTACTGATCGAGCAGGTTCGGGCCGCACCGGTCGCGCGGGGCGACAGCAATCCATGGAGCCTCGAGGTGATTGCTGGACTGCTGGACCGGATGGAGACCCCGGAAGATGCGGCGCGACGCGAGGCACAGGAAGAGGCGGGATTGGAACTGGGGCGGATGGAGAAGATCACCTCTTTCTACAGTTCACCGGGAGCGCTTACCGAGAACATGACCTGTTTCCTGGCAGAGGCCGACCTGAGCGGCGAAGGTGGCATTCATGGATTGGCCAGCGAGGCAGAGGATATTCGCAGCATGATTGTGCCTTTTGCGACCGCCATGGCAGCGCTGGAAAGTGGCGAAGCGGCGAACGCGCCCATCGTTGTTTCGCTGATGGCGCTGGCGGCGCGGAAGGAGCGGTTAGAGGCGCTCTGGGGTTAA
- a CDS encoding ChrR family anti-sigma-E factor — translation MTNWHPHAEHLAGYASGTLSDGMSLLVSAHLTYCPACRRQVSQLEALAANQFHDDVTGIDAPRLDLALAALDEQSTDLPLQTPRAAPGSPLPAPLRHALGADIDELRWGMRLPGVSEYVLGGYEGEKVSLMRVRPGRRMPHHTHDGEEATLILSGVMEDDGKTFQTGDLAIADHRDDHQPHVTGDETCYCLIVLSGTLRFTGPFSRFLNVLPG, via the coding sequence ATGACAAATTGGCATCCCCATGCCGAGCATCTGGCAGGTTACGCAAGCGGCACTCTGTCCGATGGCATGAGTCTTCTGGTCAGCGCCCACCTGACCTACTGTCCCGCTTGTCGGAGGCAGGTTTCTCAGCTCGAAGCCCTGGCGGCTAATCAGTTCCATGACGACGTCACAGGAATAGATGCGCCGCGGCTAGATTTGGCACTGGCGGCCCTCGACGAACAATCAACAGATTTGCCACTCCAAACACCCAGAGCCGCACCCGGCAGTCCCCTGCCCGCTCCTCTTAGACACGCCCTCGGCGCCGATATCGACGAACTTCGCTGGGGTATGCGTCTACCCGGTGTGAGCGAGTATGTGCTCGGCGGATACGAAGGTGAGAAGGTCAGTCTGATGCGAGTTCGTCCCGGTCGCAGAATGCCACACCACACCCACGATGGTGAGGAGGCGACCCTCATTCTCTCGGGCGTCATGGAGGATGATGGCAAGACTTTCCAAACGGGAGACCTGGCCATCGCCGACCATCGTGATGATCATCAGCCGCATGTGACCGGGGACGAAACTTGCTACTGTCTGATTGTCCTGTCCGGCACACTGCGCTTCACTGGGCCTTTCAGCCGATTCCTGAACGTTCTCCCTGGCTGA
- a CDS encoding SDR family NAD(P)-dependent oxidoreductase, with product MSVFDQIARPKDGSVWITGASSGIGRAVALRLAQDGWTVYATARSAGKLAELEIEAESRPGRIIALPGDVTDPTRMAICLAEITASGPLAMAILNAGVYTPMRATNFKAETARTMLRVNLEGVANALDPLLRYFIPRGTGVIAVTASVAGYRGLPDAAIYSATKAGLIAMCESLAMDVVDLGIRLSVINPGFVRTEATAVNDFEMPFLMEPKNAADRIVDGLARPGFAITFPRRFSLLLRLIGLLPNRSYIAAIRTMLGWRAKP from the coding sequence ATGAGCGTCTTTGATCAGATCGCCCGTCCCAAGGACGGCTCTGTCTGGATCACCGGCGCCAGTTCTGGCATCGGTCGCGCCGTAGCGTTGCGCCTCGCACAAGATGGCTGGACGGTCTATGCCACAGCAAGAAGTGCGGGGAAACTTGCCGAACTCGAAATTGAAGCGGAATCGCGCCCCGGAAGGATCATCGCCCTGCCCGGAGACGTCACCGACCCGACGCGCATGGCCATTTGTCTCGCCGAGATCACGGCCAGCGGCCCCTTGGCAATGGCGATTCTCAACGCAGGTGTCTACACACCGATGCGGGCGACGAACTTCAAGGCCGAAACAGCCCGTACCATGCTCCGCGTCAACCTCGAAGGCGTTGCCAACGCGCTGGATCCGCTGCTGCGCTACTTCATTCCGAGAGGGACCGGCGTAATTGCCGTAACAGCATCTGTCGCCGGCTATCGCGGCCTTCCCGACGCGGCAATTTACTCCGCCACCAAGGCTGGACTGATTGCGATGTGCGAGTCACTTGCCATGGACGTGGTCGACCTCGGCATCCGCCTGTCCGTAATCAATCCGGGGTTCGTGCGAACAGAAGCCACCGCCGTCAATGATTTCGAAATGCCATTTCTGATGGAACCGAAAAACGCAGCTGATCGAATTGTCGACGGTCTTGCGCGCCCGGGTTTCGCGATCACCTTTCCGCGTCGTTTCTCACTGCTCCTGCGCCTCATCGGTTTGCTACCGAACAGAAGCTATATTGCCGCGATCAGAACGATGCTCGGTTGGCGTGCCAAACCCTGA
- a CDS encoding TrgA family protein, protein MGIENALGMPTAARLVAAICVSFSLLIMVYVVTAYLPEERLERYETRLLWVFGIYGLYHGWYGLGKKATVETGSGVFLGLRSAITVTVAILFMCAISKVIDDILDSKLAGANPMEAIKNMFAAFGEYFFLLLAQPKLLIIFAITGIICGVLARNAAKRWD, encoded by the coding sequence ATGGGCATAGAGAATGCGCTGGGGATGCCGACAGCGGCAAGGCTGGTGGCTGCGATATGTGTGAGTTTCTCGCTTCTGATCATGGTCTACGTGGTGACAGCGTACCTGCCGGAGGAACGGCTGGAGCGATATGAGACACGGCTTCTTTGGGTGTTCGGGATATACGGATTATATCACGGATGGTACGGTCTGGGGAAGAAGGCGACCGTTGAGACTGGCAGCGGCGTGTTTCTGGGACTTCGCTCCGCCATTACCGTGACGGTCGCAATTCTTTTCATGTGCGCGATTTCCAAGGTCATCGACGATATCCTCGATTCGAAACTTGCGGGGGCGAACCCAATGGAGGCGATCAAGAACATGTTTGCCGCCTTCGGAGAGTATTTCTTCCTGTTGCTTGCACAGCCGAAGCTTTTGATCATCTTCGCGATTACCGGCATCATCTGTGGTGTTCTGGCCAGAAATGCCGCCAAGCGTTGGGACTGA